The Flavobacteriales bacterium genome includes a window with the following:
- a CDS encoding mannose-1-phosphate guanylyltransferase: MNNNNYAVIMAGGIGSRFWPMSRSTYPKQFLDILGTGETLIQQTFRRLAKSCPAENILVVTNAKYKKLCLEQLGDMLEDNILCEPTMRNTAPCIAYASFKINKKNPNANIIVAPSDHLISNEDEFTRIISDCFEVCTNNEVLLTLGIKPSRPDTGYGYIQFNEGKSDLHNSINTVKTFTEKPNLELANQFLESGDFLWNSGIFIWSAKAVTLGLRKHLRDLYDRFEDGNDYYNTDEEVEFINRIFPGCKNISIDYGLMEKADNVFVYPSDFGWSDLGTWGSLYGHLQLDDNQNGVIGDNVMLYDSKNNIINAPNEKVVVVQGLEDYIIIDNKNTLLICKKEDEQQIKQFVSDIKRDKGEDYV, from the coding sequence ATGAACAATAATAATTATGCCGTAATAATGGCAGGAGGTATAGGCTCAAGGTTTTGGCCTATGAGCAGAAGTACTTACCCTAAGCAGTTTTTAGATATTTTAGGTACAGGAGAAACACTTATTCAACAAACGTTTAGACGTTTAGCTAAATCATGTCCTGCTGAGAATATTTTGGTTGTTACAAATGCCAAATACAAAAAGCTTTGCTTAGAACAATTAGGCGATATGTTAGAAGATAATATTTTGTGTGAGCCCACCATGAGAAATACGGCACCATGTATTGCTTATGCATCATTCAAAATAAATAAAAAGAACCCTAACGCAAATATTATTGTTGCTCCATCAGACCACCTTATAAGTAATGAAGATGAGTTTACAAGAATTATTTCTGACTGCTTTGAAGTTTGCACTAACAATGAGGTGCTTCTCACCTTAGGCATAAAACCTTCAAGACCTGATACAGGATACGGATATATCCAATTCAATGAAGGAAAATCGGATCTACATAATAGCATAAATACTGTTAAAACCTTTACGGAGAAACCAAACTTAGAACTCGCTAATCAGTTTTTAGAAAGTGGTGACTTTTTATGGAATTCAGGTATTTTTATTTGGAGTGCTAAAGCGGTTACCCTTGGCTTACGAAAGCATTTGCGAGATTTGTACGATAGATTTGAAGATGGTAACGACTATTATAACACTGACGAAGAAGTGGAGTTTATTAACCGAATTTTCCCAGGATGTAAGAATATTTCTATTGACTACGGCTTAATGGAAAAAGCAGATAATGTTTTTGTTTACCCATCTGATTTTGGATGGAGTGATTTGGGAACATGGGGATCTTTATACGGTCATTTACAACTTGACGATAATCAAAATGGAGTTATTGGTGATAATGTTATGCTTTATGATTCTAAAAACAATATTATTAATGCCCCTAATGAAAAAGTAGTGGTAGTTCAAGGGCTAGAAGACTATATTATCATAGACAACAAAAACACTTTACTGATTTGTAAAAAAGAAGATGAACAACAAATCAAGCAATTTGTTAGTGATATAAAGCGAGATAAAGGCGAAGATTACGTTTAA
- a CDS encoding SprT-like domain-containing protein, which translates to MEYLKHYIPSKSIDKISEWLEEYNCTLTIKKRRTTKLGDYRYHKNKHYISINEDLNPYSFLIILTHEIAHMVVTEKYSSRVSPHGKEWKNEFKKLMLGFIPLFPIEIQQSLAIHLKNPKASSSSDYMLVKALRKYDSQPTLTISDIPNGSIFFTPNGKKYLKEKKIKTRFQCKSLNNNKIYLFNPLAEVRI; encoded by the coding sequence ATGGAGTATTTAAAACACTATATACCCTCAAAATCTATTGATAAGATTTCTGAATGGTTGGAAGAATACAATTGTACACTAACAATAAAAAAAAGAAGAACCACTAAATTAGGAGATTATCGTTATCACAAAAACAAGCACTACATTTCAATAAATGAAGATTTGAACCCCTATTCATTTCTAATCATATTAACACATGAAATAGCGCATATGGTGGTTACTGAAAAATATTCCTCAAGAGTCTCCCCACATGGCAAAGAGTGGAAAAATGAATTTAAAAAATTAATGCTTGGCTTCATACCTCTTTTTCCTATTGAAATTCAACAATCTTTGGCCATTCATTTAAAAAACCCAAAAGCATCGAGCAGTTCAGATTATATGCTTGTAAAAGCATTAAGAAAATATGATAGTCAGCCAACGCTCACAATCTCAGATATTCCAAATGGGAGTATTTTCTTTACTCCTAATGGCAAAAAATATTTAAAGGAAAAAAAAATAAAAACTCGATTTCAGTGTAAATCTTTAAACAACAACAAAATATATCTTTTTAACCCATTAGCAGAAGTGCGCATATGA
- a CDS encoding ATP-binding cassette domain-containing protein, with product MIEVKNINKTFGNNHVLKDVSFVFESGKTNLVIGASGSGKTTLIKCMVGLHMPDSGSILFNKSSFDELDKKKRRELRKEIGMLFQGGALFDYLTVEENISFPLNMFTNMSDEEKKDRVNFCLKRVNLNNVNNLYPAELSGGMMKRVAIARAISMNPKYLFCDEPNSGLDPQTAIIIDNLIQEITEEYKITTIVNTHDMNSVMEIGDNIAFIHQGQLAWQGDKDSIVNSDSKELNDFVFASKLFKKLKK from the coding sequence ATGATTGAAGTTAAAAACATAAACAAAACCTTTGGTAATAATCACGTTTTGAAAGATGTTTCATTTGTTTTTGAATCTGGAAAAACCAATTTAGTTATTGGTGCTAGTGGTTCAGGAAAAACAACGTTAATAAAGTGTATGGTAGGCTTGCACATGCCTGACTCAGGAAGCATTTTATTTAACAAGTCTTCTTTTGACGAATTAGATAAAAAGAAAAGAAGAGAGTTAAGAAAGGAAATTGGAATGTTATTTCAGGGTGGCGCACTTTTTGACTATTTAACAGTCGAAGAAAATATCTCATTCCCTCTAAATATGTTCACTAATATGAGTGATGAGGAGAAAAAAGACCGTGTTAATTTTTGTTTGAAAAGAGTTAATTTAAACAACGTTAACAATCTATATCCAGCTGAATTAAGTGGAGGTATGATGAAAAGAGTAGCGATTGCTAGAGCAATTTCTATGAATCCAAAATATCTATTTTGTGATGAGCCTAATTCTGGACTAGACCCGCAAACAGCAATAATTATTGATAACCTTATTCAAGAAATTACAGAAGAGTACAAAATAACAACTATTGTGAATACTCATGATATGAATTCAGTGATGGAAATAGGCGATAACATAGCGTTTATTCATCAGGGGCAACTGGCTTGGCAAGGAGATAAAGATTCCATTGTTAATTCAGACTCTAAAGAGTTGAATGATTTCGTTTTCGCTTCTAAGCTCTTCAAAAAGCTCAAAAAGTAA
- a CDS encoding T9SS type A sorting domain-containing protein, which yields MSLINGIDTWQSIKFPEPFTLEQGNEYLVTVGGDGTITSDTTRIGATSSREGSYGWRIYNGYTSPGSSSAEQDGIYLSIPMVRMNFDPNVAGPISVKEEELSYFSIYPNPNNGMFSISFDKNITVKSSIEIHNILGQLVYNEQLNEKMISKDINLSHLEQGIYTVSLKTNGENAQTQKVIIK from the coding sequence TTGAGCCTAATAAACGGTATCGATACTTGGCAAAGCATAAAGTTCCCAGAACCCTTTACTTTAGAACAAGGAAATGAATATCTAGTGACAGTTGGTGGTGATGGTACTATCACGTCTGATACAACACGTATTGGCGCTACAAGTTCAAGAGAAGGCAGTTATGGATGGAGAATTTATAATGGCTACACCTCACCAGGCAGTAGTTCTGCAGAACAAGATGGTATATATTTGTCTATTCCAATGGTAAGGATGAATTTTGACCCTAATGTAGCAGGTCCAATAAGTGTTAAAGAGGAAGAATTATCTTATTTCTCCATTTACCCCAATCCGAATAACGGCATGTTTAGCATAAGTTTCGACAAGAATATTACTGTAAAATCCTCGATAGAAATTCACAATATCCTTGGACAGTTAGTTTATAACGAACAGCTTAATGAGAAAATGATTTCTAAAGATATTAACTTAAGTCATCTTGAACAAGGGATTTATACCGTCAGCCTGAAAACTAATGGTGAAAATGCTCAAACTCAAAAAGTGATAATTAAGTAA
- a CDS encoding FeoA family protein: protein MKNLSELKLGTKAVIDSFSDKELALKLMEMGCLPGEKIHVERKAPLGDPIAISISGYVLSMRKAEAETIFVNEIP, encoded by the coding sequence ATGAAAAATCTAAGTGAGTTAAAGCTTGGCACCAAGGCAGTAATCGACTCTTTTTCTGATAAAGAATTAGCGTTAAAGTTAATGGAAATGGGATGTTTGCCAGGTGAAAAAATTCATGTTGAGCGCAAAGCTCCACTTGGCGACCCCATAGCAATCTCTATTTCAGGCTATGTTTTGAGTATGAGAAAAGCCGAAGCAGAAACTATTTTTGTTAATGAAATACCATAA
- a CDS encoding T9SS type A sorting domain-containing protein, giving the protein MKNALLIIGMVFGLHSFAQMNVQSIVHSLEKGKSHYQLRSLQAVSAADSADIIWYENFREGLDGNNSSADPSWTTSGDDGDIWALDFDGSNGDYAGENPFLLESESADNGWMIFDADGANADIPVAAYSEKKGQLTSPYIDLSNDSNVTLSFEHAYRWCCFNSHELVVSINDGSGWESATSYQVNDLGTVNVLSGTVKVEIIITQIAALKDSVQIRFDWAIDEETASHYFWMIDDVKISETQPYASNILTSYNRVPSSYLGGTTYRVMPLEQAASTAYFFGGIVENVGFNTLDSMRIHAEITDEDFSTQSNGVTLISSDKDTLFVNEGFTPTEIGDYTGTVIAKDDYENVITDTLRQSFSISEFVYARDNGNNATNFGRYAINADGSRQFGNVFDIYTTSTLYSISIRLDTTTSPNAEGTIRINTIDPTSGEVSYLTESETLSLGDYTGEWFDVSFDPPLILDAGQVILPTLFANYNGVDTVFISTSGNNPNNSESLVQDIDGIQEGVNPGTWLYTTSAPCVRLNFDPSVIGVNVGINENEYVSKFNVFPNPNNGKFNIQVQTTNSEKLNITIRNLVGQIVYSEKVSVMNALNKSLNLSHLEKGIYTISLENEQTSLSTKKVTVQ; this is encoded by the coding sequence ATGAAAAACGCTTTATTAATTATAGGGATGGTGTTTGGCTTACATTCATTCGCTCAAATGAACGTTCAGTCTATTGTACATTCATTAGAAAAAGGTAAAAGCCATTATCAATTGCGCTCTTTGCAAGCAGTATCTGCTGCTGATAGTGCCGATATTATATGGTACGAAAACTTTAGAGAAGGACTAGATGGAAATAACTCATCTGCAGATCCTTCTTGGACTACAAGTGGTGATGATGGAGATATATGGGCACTTGATTTTGACGGCTCTAATGGCGATTATGCTGGTGAAAATCCTTTTTTGTTAGAGTCTGAATCTGCAGATAATGGCTGGATGATTTTTGATGCTGATGGTGCAAATGCAGATATACCCGTTGCAGCATATTCAGAAAAAAAAGGACAATTGACATCGCCTTACATAGATTTGTCAAATGATTCAAACGTTACTTTAAGTTTTGAACATGCCTACAGATGGTGCTGCTTTAATTCACACGAACTAGTCGTTTCAATAAATGATGGTAGCGGATGGGAATCTGCAACTTCATACCAAGTCAATGACTTAGGAACTGTTAATGTATTGTCAGGGACTGTAAAGGTTGAAATTATCATTACACAAATAGCCGCTTTAAAGGACAGTGTGCAAATTCGTTTTGACTGGGCTATTGATGAAGAAACAGCATCGCACTATTTCTGGATGATTGATGATGTAAAAATTAGCGAAACTCAACCTTACGCTTCCAATATATTGACTAGTTACAATAGAGTACCTAGCTCTTACTTGGGCGGAACAACATACCGAGTAATGCCATTAGAACAAGCTGCATCAACAGCGTATTTCTTTGGTGGTATTGTTGAAAATGTAGGCTTTAATACCTTAGATAGTATGAGAATACATGCCGAAATTACTGATGAAGATTTCTCAACACAGAGTAACGGTGTAACACTAATCTCTAGCGACAAAGACACCTTATTTGTAAATGAAGGTTTCACCCCAACAGAAATAGGCGACTATACAGGAACTGTTATTGCTAAAGACGATTATGAAAATGTAATTACTGATACGCTTCGTCAATCATTCTCAATTTCAGAATTTGTATACGCTAGAGATAATGGAAACAATGCAACGAACTTTGGACGTTATGCAATAAATGCCGATGGCTCAAGACAATTTGGCAATGTTTTTGACATATACACAACAAGTACTTTGTACAGCATCAGTATTCGTTTAGATACAACTACATCACCAAATGCTGAAGGGACAATCAGAATAAATACGATTGACCCAACAAGTGGTGAGGTAAGTTATTTAACAGAATCTGAAACTCTGAGTTTAGGAGATTATACTGGCGAATGGTTTGACGTGTCATTTGACCCACCATTAATATTAGATGCTGGTCAAGTTATATTACCTACTTTATTTGCTAATTATAATGGTGTTGATACCGTATTTATCAGCACCTCGGGCAATAACCCTAACAATAGCGAAAGTTTAGTACAAGATATCGATGGTATTCAAGAAGGTGTAAACCCAGGAACATGGCTATACACAACAAGCGCTCCTTGTGTAAGACTAAATTTTGATCCTAGCGTTATTGGTGTTAATGTAGGTATAAATGAAAATGAATACGTCTCTAAATTTAACGTTTTCCCTAACCCTAACAATGGTAAATTTAATATTCAGGTTCAAACAACAAATTCTGAAAAATTAAATATTACTATTCGAAATTTGGTTGGACAAATTGTTTATTCTGAAAAAGTCTCCGTAATGAATGCACTAAACAAATCACTAAATTTAAGTCATTTAGAAAAAGGAATATATACCATATCATTAGAGAATGAGCAAACTAGCTTATCAACGAAAAAGGTTACTGTCCAATAG
- a CDS encoding T9SS type A sorting domain-containing protein yields MKNFYSIIGSFLIIGSAFAQGVNSNYKMAQKKIIDTTLPKVIQASLELRSAAVDCDSEFYCENFEDVNTPALPDGMNTSSLENNYYVPTESGNVQVSGFFTGNSQDAGVGGYWTYLDDHTTFAMTNDDSCLPGGVAPNEANNCDLSFEVLELPEMDFTGQTNMWILFEFYHDKNWGGGDASVEISVDGGTTWEELSDGPLPETQAWQAAAYDLSDYSDSSSVTIRFLWSDAGSWASGFAIDDIVINPLPDYALKLNQAFQVFPSSYFGATTYQTVPKAQAEATAYNFAGYIQNMGLNTLDSARVYASITSEGFSTQSDGINTVSLDQDSLFCNDVFTATGAGTYTADIYAADENGTQTETSSVSFEVTEFEYARDDAGMSGDYSGGSFVNDAGSEQRGNVFDIYADATIYAIKVRAHPATSPNCMVKGIINTVIPGDGTEANPTTYAFFTETPEINIGEYTDGWTNLMFNPPVEVFAGDVILATISAAYNGVDTLVIGTSGNTDVAETMLQDIDGTQPNGNPGDWYYTTTAPMVRLNFDPNATGPLPPASVNEIVNSATFNVYPNPNNGIFNISISNSAENQTIEIKNVIGQTVYSEIARNSSENTIDLSNLDKGVYTITLISDNGMSSAKKIIIQ; encoded by the coding sequence ATGAAAAATTTTTATTCAATTATTGGCTCATTTTTGATAATTGGTAGCGCTTTTGCCCAAGGCGTGAATTCTAATTACAAAATGGCTCAAAAGAAAATAATCGACACCACTTTACCGAAAGTCATTCAGGCTTCTCTCGAATTAAGATCAGCCGCTGTAGATTGTGATTCCGAGTTTTATTGCGAAAACTTTGAAGATGTTAATACTCCAGCTCTTCCTGATGGCATGAATACCTCTTCTCTTGAAAACAACTATTACGTTCCTACAGAAAGTGGCAATGTACAAGTTAGTGGTTTCTTTACAGGAAATAGTCAAGATGCAGGTGTAGGTGGCTATTGGACCTACTTAGATGATCATACTACATTTGCAATGACAAATGATGACTCATGTTTGCCTGGCGGTGTAGCTCCAAATGAAGCTAACAACTGTGACCTTTCATTCGAAGTTTTAGAGCTTCCTGAAATGGATTTCACAGGTCAAACGAATATGTGGATTTTATTCGAATTCTACCACGACAAAAATTGGGGTGGAGGAGATGCATCTGTCGAAATTAGTGTGGATGGCGGTACAACTTGGGAAGAATTAAGCGACGGCCCTCTTCCAGAAACACAAGCATGGCAAGCTGCAGCATATGATTTGAGTGATTATTCAGATTCGTCAAGTGTTACAATCCGTTTTTTATGGTCTGACGCAGGAAGTTGGGCAAGTGGATTCGCTATAGATGATATCGTAATTAATCCTCTTCCAGACTATGCTTTAAAACTTAACCAAGCATTCCAAGTATTCCCAAGTTCTTATTTCGGAGCTACTACTTACCAAACTGTACCAAAAGCACAGGCTGAAGCTACAGCATACAACTTTGCTGGATACATTCAAAACATGGGATTAAATACTTTAGATAGCGCAAGAGTATATGCTTCCATTACTAGTGAAGGTTTCTCAACTCAAAGTGATGGTATAAATACCGTTTCATTAGACCAAGACTCGCTCTTCTGTAATGATGTTTTCACGGCAACTGGCGCAGGCACTTATACTGCTGACATCTATGCTGCCGATGAAAATGGAACACAAACAGAAACTAGCTCTGTTTCATTTGAAGTTACTGAATTTGAATATGCAAGAGATGATGCTGGAATGTCTGGTGATTATTCAGGCGGTTCATTTGTGAATGATGCTGGTAGTGAGCAAAGAGGTAATGTATTTGATATTTACGCTGATGCTACTATTTATGCTATTAAAGTAAGAGCACATCCGGCTACATCTCCAAACTGTATGGTTAAAGGTATTATAAATACTGTTATTCCTGGTGATGGCACAGAAGCAAACCCAACAACATATGCTTTCTTTACAGAAACACCTGAAATTAACATTGGTGAATACACTGACGGTTGGACTAACTTAATGTTTAATCCACCAGTAGAAGTATTTGCAGGTGATGTTATTTTAGCAACTATCTCTGCTGCATACAATGGTGTGGACACTTTAGTTATTGGTACTTCAGGAAATACTGATGTTGCCGAAACTATGCTACAAGATATAGATGGAACACAACCAAATGGTAATCCAGGCGATTGGTATTATACTACTACAGCTCCTATGGTTAGACTAAACTTTGACCCTAATGCAACTGGCCCATTACCACCAGCGTCTGTAAACGAAATAGTAAACTCTGCTACATTCAATGTATATCCTAATCCTAATAACGGTATATTTAACATTTCTATCAGTAATTCAGCTGAAAATCAAACGATAGAAATCAAAAATGTTATCGGACAGACTGTATACTCTGAAATTGCAAGAAACTCTTCTGAAAACACTATCGATTTATCGAACCTAGACAAAGGTGTTTACACTATTACTCTAATTAGTGATAACGGTATGAGCTCTGCTAAAAAGATAATTATTCAATAA
- a CDS encoding ABC transporter permease has product MINGLKLFGLYLSMLGNVFSRPENKKVYWRRILDEMVNLGVNSLTIVSIISLFMGAVVTIQTGLQLSNPFIPKYLIGYATRESLILEFSPTMIALILAGKVGSSIASEIGTMRVSEQIDALEIMGINSAAFIIQPKIIASVLFFPFLVIISMGIGMFGGFLAATLGGIISKPEFLQGLIYWFEPYYIFYAIIKTIFFAFAISSISSFFGYYTSGGALAVGKSSTKSVVYSCIFILIMNFILTQLMLA; this is encoded by the coding sequence ATGATAAATGGTTTAAAACTTTTTGGTTTGTACTTAAGCATGTTAGGCAATGTGTTTAGTCGTCCTGAAAATAAAAAGGTTTACTGGAGAAGAATTCTAGATGAAATGGTAAATTTAGGAGTCAACTCTTTAACTATTGTATCTATTATTTCACTTTTTATGGGTGCTGTTGTAACCATACAAACAGGACTGCAGCTAAGCAACCCATTTATTCCCAAATATCTGATTGGCTATGCCACAAGAGAATCATTGATTTTAGAGTTTTCCCCAACCATGATTGCTTTAATTCTTGCTGGTAAAGTGGGTTCTAGTATTGCCTCTGAAATTGGAACAATGAGAGTGTCAGAACAAATCGATGCCCTGGAAATTATGGGTATCAATTCAGCTGCTTTTATCATTCAACCTAAAATAATAGCTTCGGTTTTATTTTTTCCTTTTCTTGTTATTATAAGTATGGGAATAGGAATGTTCGGAGGTTTTTTGGCAGCTACATTGGGTGGGATAATCAGTAAACCAGAATTTTTACAAGGTTTAATTTATTGGTTTGAGCCCTATTATATTTTTTATGCAATAATTAAAACAATATTTTTTGCCTTTGCCATTTCTTCGATTTCTTCTTTCTTTGGCTATTACACAAGTGGGGGAGCTTTAGCTGTAGGTAAGTCTAGTACTAAGTCTGTGGTTTACAGCTGTATATTTATTCTCATAATGAACTTCATACTTACTCAATTAATGTTAGCATGA
- the feoB gene encoding ferrous iron transport protein B, with protein sequence MTNSKKITVALIGNPNSGKTTLFNALTGLNQKVGNFPGITVDKKVGACQISQLASKNKVDTEFIDLPGTYSLYPKSMDESISFQVLCDPKNEHHPDVNIIIVDASNLKRSLCLATQVIDLKTPCILALNMMDLIESDGVKIDLQSLEKQLGVSVVAINARKQIGIGNLKQAILNVKKRETKKSFVDIKNLCPELITDIQQKLDKASDYNAFQIACNYKTITDFSKDEKDKLNHIVNKHKFIAKRLQATETVRRYKAIDKLLDECVEYPENSRNNSLTHKLDNILTHPVYGFIIFLSVLFLIFQAVFSWSEYPMELIDGAISQLSQFTANTLPEGALNSLIVDGIIAGLGGIIIFVPQIAFLFAFIAILEDTGYMSRVSFITDKILRGFGLSGRSIIPLLSGAACAIPAVMSARTIPNWKERIITIMVVPLMSCAARLPVYTLLISMMIPADQKWFIFNLQGLTMMGFYLIGFVAAISIAWIMKYIVNSKERSYFVMEMPTYKTPDWKTVIYTIIEKVKVFLIDAGKIIIAISIVLWALSSFGPSSTFEEIENKYKNTENAEVMIASEKLESSYAGIIGKSIEPAIAPLGFDWRIGISLITSFAAREVFVGTMSTIYSVGDADNTKSIREKLMSHKNPKTGEAFFTPAVALSLMLFYAFAMQCMSTLAIVFRETNGWKWPVIQFIYMSALAYLASFVAYQLLS encoded by the coding sequence TTGACAAACTCTAAAAAAATCACCGTAGCCTTAATAGGTAATCCTAATAGTGGAAAAACTACTTTATTTAATGCCCTTACTGGCTTAAATCAAAAAGTAGGTAATTTTCCAGGTATAACTGTCGACAAAAAAGTCGGCGCTTGTCAAATTTCTCAACTTGCTAGTAAAAATAAAGTAGATACTGAGTTTATTGATTTGCCAGGAACTTACAGCTTATACCCTAAGTCTATGGACGAAAGCATCAGCTTTCAAGTCCTTTGCGACCCTAAAAATGAACACCATCCAGATGTAAATATCATTATTGTTGATGCATCAAATCTAAAACGTTCGTTATGTTTAGCCACTCAGGTTATCGATTTAAAGACTCCCTGTATTCTTGCACTAAATATGATGGATTTGATTGAATCCGACGGTGTTAAAATTGATTTGCAATCGCTGGAAAAACAGCTAGGAGTCAGTGTTGTGGCAATTAATGCCAGAAAACAAATAGGTATAGGTAATTTAAAGCAAGCTATACTCAATGTTAAAAAAAGGGAAACTAAAAAAAGCTTTGTTGACATCAAAAACCTTTGCCCTGAACTTATCACAGACATACAACAAAAACTTGATAAAGCTAGTGATTACAACGCCTTCCAAATTGCTTGTAATTACAAAACCATCACAGATTTCTCTAAAGATGAAAAGGATAAGCTAAACCATATCGTAAATAAGCACAAATTTATAGCCAAACGATTACAAGCTACAGAAACAGTTAGGCGATACAAAGCTATTGACAAGCTACTTGATGAGTGTGTTGAATATCCAGAAAATAGCCGAAATAATAGCCTAACCCATAAATTAGATAATATCTTAACTCATCCTGTTTATGGGTTTATCATCTTTTTAAGTGTCCTCTTCTTAATTTTTCAAGCCGTATTTTCTTGGTCAGAATACCCTATGGAGCTAATCGACGGTGCTATTTCACAATTATCACAGTTTACTGCAAACACCTTGCCTGAAGGAGCATTAAACAGCTTGATTGTAGATGGAATAATTGCTGGATTAGGAGGGATAATCATATTTGTACCTCAAATTGCCTTTCTATTTGCCTTCATTGCTATTCTTGAAGATACAGGCTATATGTCTAGGGTAAGCTTTATAACAGATAAAATATTGAGAGGCTTTGGACTTAGTGGTCGGTCAATAATACCTTTATTGAGTGGTGCTGCTTGTGCTATTCCAGCAGTTATGTCTGCACGAACCATACCTAATTGGAAAGAAAGAATCATAACTATTATGGTCGTTCCATTAATGAGTTGTGCGGCTAGGCTACCTGTCTACACCCTTCTTATTTCAATGATGATACCCGCAGACCAAAAATGGTTCATCTTCAACTTACAAGGGCTAACAATGATGGGGTTTTATCTGATTGGCTTTGTCGCTGCAATATCAATAGCATGGATAATGAAGTACATCGTAAACTCCAAAGAACGCAGTTATTTTGTGATGGAGATGCCTACCTATAAAACACCCGATTGGAAAACAGTTATATATACTATCATTGAAAAAGTTAAGGTATTCCTCATAGATGCTGGTAAAATTATAATTGCCATTTCTATTGTATTGTGGGCATTATCGTCTTTCGGACCAAGTTCAACATTCGAAGAAATAGAAAATAAATATAAAAATACAGAAAATGCAGAGGTTATGATTGCCAGTGAAAAGTTAGAATCTTCATATGCAGGTATTATTGGCAAAAGCATAGAACCAGCTATTGCACCATTAGGCTTTGATTGGAGAATAGGGATTTCTCTAATAACCTCATTTGCTGCTAGAGAGGTTTTTGTTGGCACGATGTCTACTATATATAGTGTAGGTGATGCGGATAACACAAAATCAATACGTGAAAAATTAATGTCGCACAAAAATCCAAAAACAGGAGAGGCATTTTTCACCCCTGCTGTAGCTCTTTCATTAATGCTTTTTTATGCCTTTGCCATGCAATGCATGAGTACTTTAGCAATAGTTTTCAGAGAAACTAATGGATGGAAATGGCCAGTCATTCAATTTATATATATGAGTGCCCTAGCTTATTTAGCTAGTTTTGTAGCTTATCAACTACTTAGCTAA